The Chloroflexota bacterium genome segment GCTGAGTGGCGCGTTTACCGGCACGGTCACGCTCGTCGCCGGCGACTCGCTGCGAGTGGATCTGCACTGGCGCGCGGTACAACGCGTGCGCGCCGGGTACAAGGTGTTTGTGCAGGTGCGGTCAACCGATGGCCCGCCGCTGGCGCAAGATGACTCGGTGCCGGCGGGCGGCGCGCGGCCCACTGTGACCTGGGTGCCGGGCGAGTACCTCGTCGACACGCACGATCTGCGGCTGCCGAAAGAGATGCCGCCAGGCAACTACGTTATCGAGGTTGGGCTGTACGATGCGCGCACGGGCGAGCGTCTGTCGTTGGCGGCGCCGGGCGCGCCGAACGCAGCGCGCCTTGGCGTCCGGCTAATCGTGCGTTAGGCGTATGGCGGAAAACAGAAAGCCCCCGTTCACACGGGGGCTTTCTGTATCGTCAGCCGGTCACTCCGGAGAGGTCTCCGCATCCCGCTGGGTTTGCCACCATTGTTTGCGGCGCTGGTCTCGGCTCCAGCGCGACTTGATGTAGTCCATCACATCGACCACCTCCGCGGGTGACAACGTGGTCCTAAAGGCCGGCATGCCGCTGGCGCCGGCCGGGCCATTGCCGTTGGTGATGACGTCGATGATGGTTGTATCGCGGTTTCGCCAGGCCGGGCCCGACGCATCCAATGGCGCGGCCGGGTACGAGCCGTCGGGTTGGCGCAGCGGCCATTGGGGGGCGCCTTGCAGTGTGGCGCCATGACATTTCGCGCATTGCGCGGTGTACACCCTGGCGCCACGCTCGATGCGACCCGCATCGGGGCGCGGCAGCGGGGCAACCGCAACGCCCTTGAACGGCACCGGATT includes the following:
- a CDS encoding cytochrome c, producing the protein MNGRIPLAIALTLLATLICMVALLSTAASISEAIGSANDESDFINPVPFKGVAVAPLPRPDAGRIERGARVYTAQCAKCHGATLQGAPQWPLRQPDGSYPAAPLDASGPAWRNRDTTIIDVITNGNGPAGASGMPAFRTTLSPAEVVDVMDYIKSRWSRDQRRKQWWQTQRDAETSPE